A genomic region of Candidatus Neomarinimicrobiota bacterium contains the following coding sequences:
- a CDS encoding SOS response-associated peptidase: MCGRTTLTLDLPFMKEVFTIKHWEKEEYYSRRYNIAPTQTSPILLSNGDRHVKLMRWGLVPSWAGEIPQGSQMINARAETVMEKSSFRRLVPRRRCVVLTDGFYEWKKEGMSKVPHYIHDPDGGILPMAGLWDIWTSPEGDELRSYTIITTEPNSQLESIHNRMPVILQTSDLDLWLRTDEHRPNEAITLLKPYEGQLEIFPVSNFVNSPGNNSPECIQRVRGRY, encoded by the coding sequence ATGTGTGGTAGAACGACCCTGACGCTGGACCTGCCTTTCATGAAGGAGGTTTTCACCATCAAGCATTGGGAGAAGGAAGAGTACTACTCCCGCCGCTATAACATAGCTCCAACCCAGACATCACCAATCCTGTTATCCAATGGCGATCGCCACGTCAAGCTCATGCGTTGGGGACTGGTGCCTTCCTGGGCCGGGGAGATTCCCCAGGGTTCCCAAATGATTAACGCGCGAGCTGAAACCGTTATGGAAAAGTCATCCTTTCGACGTCTTGTCCCAAGGCGACGCTGCGTTGTGCTCACAGACGGGTTCTATGAGTGGAAGAAGGAGGGGATGTCAAAGGTTCCGCACTACATCCACGATCCTGATGGAGGGATACTTCCCATGGCGGGATTATGGGATATCTGGACAAGTCCAGAGGGCGACGAGCTCCGTTCCTATACCATTATTACAACGGAACCGAACTCGCAGTTAGAGTCCATCCACAACCGGATGCCGGTCATTTTACAAACGTCAGATCTGGATCTATGGCTTCGGACGGATGAACACCGTCCCAATGAAGCAATAACGTTGCTGAAACCCTACGAGGGACAGCTGGAAATCTTTCCGGTGTCTAACTTTGTCAATTCACCGGGAAATAATTCCCCCGAATGCATTCAGCGGGTGAGGGGGCGCTATTGA
- a CDS encoding PPC domain-containing DNA-binding protein, producing the protein MKKVKPRALFMGKLSQGCDLLEEISDICRKEKVQIGRMEALGAVQRARLAFYNQETHEYEFLMVDQSLEITKLVGNVSLKDGKPFVHAHITLADETGKTYGGHLAPGTVVFACELILESFEGPVFERGLDAQTGLPLWTILE; encoded by the coding sequence ATGAAAAAGGTTAAACCGAGAGCACTGTTCATGGGCAAGCTAAGTCAAGGCTGTGACTTATTGGAAGAGATCAGTGACATTTGCCGCAAGGAAAAAGTTCAAATTGGACGCATGGAGGCACTGGGTGCAGTTCAGAGGGCCCGTCTTGCCTTCTACAACCAAGAAACGCATGAATACGAATTCTTGATGGTAGATCAGTCCCTTGAGATCACCAAACTTGTCGGTAATGTTTCACTTAAGGATGGAAAACCATTTGTCCATGCCCACATCACATTGGCAGACGAGACAGGAAAAACTTATGGTGGACATCTCGCTCCAGGAACGGTGGTTTTCGCATGTGAATTGATACTGGAATCTTTTGAGGGTCCGGTTTTTGAGAGGGGTCTTGACGCACAGACCGGTCTCCCTTTATGGACAATTTTAGAATGA